A single genomic interval of Oreochromis aureus strain Israel breed Guangdong linkage group 12, ZZ_aureus, whole genome shotgun sequence harbors:
- the cfap251 gene encoding cilia- and flagella-associated protein 251 isoform X2 gives MEPPTSYKAEKHPLVGQEQDSGEAGKDEEKENSDIPRRTGQSQVYTATRDTLFSKKTTDAEAHVLSLDFICGMNPALPVFTLQDQDELVLLYAAAHVGIIYNHTSKSQHMLKGHSHSISSMCVSEDRRWIATADRGPNGMVIIWDSYSGIPVNTLFDCHPDAGVIAIAFSSDTKHLATLGTEEFQRVCIWDWTNQSEQPLWFTELNPKYGFQDYIMFRPMNSSQLLSSSESHVLFYSSESGSLQYTDLKFKKFNKGTSGAAEFTSVRSENFGVANMSVSRSVFHWEEPKILIASGGGVVEWLVKEITAKDTANRINLQQQQITVLAVTDGCIVTCNTESHVCFYNGKFILLAWYTELNLDAIVSISFSKEWKRRQQEYRLDYKPLITRNFTVTTVSHRVVHVNAESLITRIVLDEDYEPIHAVTCHPSQSAVVIGNQGGILEMWDYSSKVRSGRKVFKTEKQIQCVTFDPKGLYLAVGFASGAVHILNARTLESEQEEALHYTKDSIQLITFSSDSKYLATADAGKAVSVFHLITKEGSSPQWMHLGRIHSHYKPIKDLLFGVHLDSTQPRLLSLGMDRQLVEYDLENSSVDRLIILSSERIEQSGVPMCMTWHPPLTAEQFLLIVTDQYKMRLFNSTTKMCRKTLQGPTYGSPIKKIVILPKSERADTNSYYLAFITEEKLGLQILPLDGNPYKSNALICHSAGVSAFACSYDGRFIFTAGGADCTVLSWEINLNVLEAAAALGGKDIVPFYSLLEGGRDGRFYREMEDFFYYCQVHHQGMDSMEKRQVSCKIPLSEVSALMRALGYYPTEQEIEDMQNEVKFTSLAVIWLELFGPLGMLTAQDSPSYRDKSC, from the exons ATGGAGCCACCCACAAGCTACAAAGCTGAAAAGCACCCATTAGTGGGACAAGAACAGGACAGCGGAGAAGCAGGTAAGGATGAAGAGAAGGAAAACTCTGACATACCGAGGAGGACTGGGCAGTCTCAAGTCTACACTGCAACTAGAGACACACTTTTCTCAAAGAAGACAACTGATGCTGAAGCACATGTACTG TCACTAGATTTCATCTGTGGCATGAACCCTGCTCTTCCCGTTTTCACTCTGCAAGACCAGGATGAGCTGGTTTTGCTCTATGCTGCGGCTCATGTTGGGATTATTTACAATCACACCTCAAAATCCCAGCACATGCTTAAG GGGCACTCCCACTCCATTTCAtctatgtgtgtgagtgaagaCAGACGCTGGATTGCAACAGCAGACCGGGGACCAAATGGCATGGTGATCATATGGGACTCCTACTCTGG TATTCCTGTGAACACGTTGTTTGATTGTCACCCTGACGCCGGTGTCATAGCAATAGCGTTTTCAAGCGACACAAAACATCTGGCAACACTTGGGACCGAAGAATTTCAA CGTGTGTGCATTTGGGACTGGACCAATCAATCAGAACAGCCTCTGTGGTTTACCGAGCTCAATCCTAAATATGGTTTTCAG GATTACATCATGTTTAGGCCGATGAATAGCTCTCAGCTGCTCAGCAGCAGTGAAAGTCATGTATTATTCTACAGCAGC GAAAGTGGAAGTCTGCAGTATACTGACCTGAAGTTCAAGAAG TTCAATAAGGGAACCAGCGGTGCTGCTGAATTTACTTCAGTCCGCTCTGAAAATTTTGGTGTGGCTAATATGTCTGTCAGTCGGTCTGTGTTTCACTGGGAAGAGCCTAAGATCTTAATAGCCTCTGGAGGGGGTGTTGTTGAGTGGCTTGTGAAAGAAATCACAGCCAAAGACACGGCCAATCGAATCAACCTCCAGCAACAGCAAATCACTGTTCTGGCCGTCACCGACGG CTGCATCGTAACTTGCAATACTGAAAGCCACGTCTGCTTTTACAATGGCAAATTCATCCTGCTCGCTTGGTACACTGAATTAAATCTGGATGCCATTGTTTCTATTTCATTTTCCAAAGAGTGGAAGAGGAGACAGCAGGAGTACAGACTGGATTACAAACCCTTAATTACCAG GAACTTCACTGTGACCACTGTCAGTCACAGAGTTGTGCATGTGAATGCAGAGAGCCTTATCACTCGAATTGTGCTGGACGAGGATTATGAGCCTATACATGCAGTGACATGCCACCCCAGTCAGTCAGCTGTGGTCATTGGCAACCAAGGAGGCATTTTAGAAATGTGGGACTATAGCAGCAAAGTACGCAGTGGTAGAAAGGTCTTTAAGACAGAGAAGCAGATTCAGTGTGTCACATTTGACCCTAAAG GATTATATCTGGCTGTTGGTTTTGCCAGTGGAGCTGTTCACATACTGAATGCCAGAACCTTAGAGAGTGAACAAGAGGAAGCTTTACATTACACCAAAGACAGCATCCAACTCATCACCTTCTCCTCAGACTCAAAGTATCTCGCCACTGCG GATGCCGGAAAAGCAGTGTCAGTGTTTCACTTGATCACCAAAGAAGGCTCTTCACCTCAATGGATGCATTTAGGTAGGATCCACTCTCACTACAAGCCCATCAAAGATCTTCTTTTCGGGGTTCACCTGGACAGCACCCAACCCAGACTACTCTCTCTGGGAATGGACCGCCAACTG GTGGAGTACGACCTGGAGAACAGCAGCGTGGACCGGCTCATCATCTTAAGCTCGGAGCGCATTGAGCAAAGCGGTGTGCCAATGTGCATGACTTGGCATCCTCCCCTTACAGCAGAGCAGTTTCTCCTCATCGTCACAGATCAATATAAGATGAGGCTTTTCAACAGCACAACAAAGATGTGCAG aaagaccCTTCAAGGCCCAACATATGGCTCCCCAATTAAAAAGATAGTGATTCTTCCCAAGTCTGAAAGAGCTGATACAAACTCATACTACCTGGCGTTCATCACAGAGGAAAAG TTGGGTCTCCAGATTCTGCCACTGGATGGGAACCCCTACAAGTCGAATGCATTGATCTGCCATTCAGCAGGAGTGTCTGCATTTGCCTGCTCCTATGATGGCAGATTCATTTTCACTGCAGGAGGAGCAGACTGCACAGTCCTCTCATGGGAAATAAACTTgaa TGTGCTTGAGGCAGCAGCTGCTTTGGGGGGAAAGGACATAGTACCTTTTTACAGTCTCTTAGAGGGAGGACGAGATGGCAGGTTCTACAGA GAGATGGAGGACTTTTTTTATTACTGCCAAGTCCATCATCAAGGCATGGACTCGATGGAGAAACGACAAGTGTCTTGCAAAATCCCCTTGTCAGAGGTTTCCGCTCTCATGAGAGCTTTGGGGTACTATCCTACTGAACAAGAG ATAGAAGACATGCAAAATGAAGTTAAGTTCA CATCTCTAGCAGTGATCTGGTTAGAGCTTTTTGGGCCCTTGGGAATGTTGACAGCACAGGACAGCCCGTCCTACAGAGACAAGAGCTGCTAG
- the LOC116332480 gene encoding rab5 GDP/GTP exchange factor-like — translation MWMDKQRGIRVSQEELLCKNACGYYGNPAWQGLCSKCWRERARAAGTPREEIRPRSDGTLPTFSKFEEKKNIEKGRRINTVRRLFWGSPSPPKPQEPSETRANVLKAYENLEPGDFTGFLKILRSPPSQRLQSRCTAFLNTMEAYHDLPVQKQSDLVQDFYQSFAEYFSSFPEAQVTQIMEHVEKLIMTRLHKWVFCHDSCDDEQKDLALQRRIRSLNWVTPQMLGVPFPDEKVSVTGDPFLPAITAIIEMDAKRAPQDKLACISKCSQHVFEALSRSNSEPANADDFLSSLVYVLLKANPPRLHSNMQYVIRFGLPHSLMAGESGYYFTNLSCAVAFIEKLDGPALSLSPEEFEGYMLGQRTPSALNRRQQVISDTQNLLEDLKGRQEKLDQGMDALNVQLQKWVQEVHSQLDETRSQFVLSQKEITAQKEVLLSTQDNKEESVLVLEDQDGGLRETGC, via the exons ATGTGGATGGATAAACAGAGAGGAATCAGAGTTTCTCAGGAGGAGCTGCTCTGTAAGAACGCCTGTGGTTACTATGGAAACCCAGCATGGCAGGGTTTGTGCTCCAAATGCTGGAGAGAGAGGGCACGGGCTGCTGGAACCCCGAGAGAAGAAATTAG ACCGCGCAGTGATGGAACGCTCCCCACATTCTCCAAATTtgaggagaagaaaaacattgaGAAAGGTCGTCGAATTAACACAGTGAGAAGACTCTTCTGGGGCAGCCCATCGCCTCCAAAACCTCAAG AGCCTTCTGAAACCCGTGCAAATGTCTTAAAAGCCTACGAAAACCTTGAGCCTGGAGACTTCACTGGTTTCCTAAAGATACTTCGGAGTCCTCCTTCCCAGCGCTTGCAGTCCCGCTGTACAGCTTTTCTCAACACAATGGAGGCATACCAT GATCTGCCGGTGCAGAAGCAGTCAGACCTCGTGCAGGATTTTTACCAGTCTTTTGCTGAATATTTTAGCA gTTTTCCTGAAGCTCAGGTCACTCAGATAATGGAGCATGTAGAGAAGTTAATAATGACACGGCTGCACAAATGGGTTTTCTGCCATGACAGCTGTGATGATGAACAGAAGGACCTGGCTCTCCAGAGAAGGATCCG TTCTTTGAACTGGGTTACGCCGCAGATGCTAGGCGTACCTTTTCCTGATGAAAAGGTCTCAGTCACAGGCGACCCCTTTCTGCCTGCTATAACTG CCATAATCGAAATGGATGCCAAACGAGCACCTCAAGATAAACTCGCGTGCATTTCCAAATGCAGCCAGCATGTCTTCGAAGCCCTCTCCCGCTCAAACAGTGAGCCTGCTAATGCTGATGACTTCTTGTCAAGCCTGGTTTACGTGTTGCTGAAGGCCAATCCGCCTCGCCTCCACTCCAACATGCAATACGTGATTCGTTTTGGGCTCCCTCACAGTCTGATGGCGGGAGAGAGCGGCTACTATTTCACTAATTTG TCCTGTGCTGTGGCCTTCATTGAAAAGCTGGATGGGCCGGCACTCAGCCTCAGTCCAGAAGAGTTTGAAGGCTACATGCTGGGTCAGCGTACTCCCTCAGCATTAAACAGGAGGCAGCAGGTGATCAGTGACACACAGAACCTGCTAGAGGACCTCAAAGGCAGGCAGGAGAAGCTGGACCAAGGTATGGATGCTCTCAATGTGCAGCTACAAAAGTGGGTCCAAGAAGTTCATTCACAGCTGGACGAGACCAGAAGCCAATTTGTCCTGTCTCAGAAGGAGATAACGGCTCAGAAGGAGGTTTTGTTGTCCACTCAGGATAATAAGGAGGAGTCAGTGCTGGTGCTTGAGGATCAAGA
- the cfap251 gene encoding cilia- and flagella-associated protein 251 isoform X1, whose protein sequence is MEPPTSYKAEKHPLVGQEQDSGEAGKDEEKENSDIPRRTGQSQVYTATRDTLFSKKTTDAEAHVLSLDFICGMNPALPVFTLQDQDELVLLYAAAHVGIIYNHTSKSQHMLKGHSHSISSMCVSEDRRWIATADRGPNGMVIIWDSYSGIPVNTLFDCHPDAGVIAIAFSSDTKHLATLGTEEFQRVCIWDWTNQSEQPLWFTELNPKYGFQDYIMFRPMNSSQLLSSSESHVLFYSSESGSLQYTDLKFKKFNKGTSGAAEFTSVRSENFGVANMSVSRSVFHWEEPKILIASGGGVVEWLVKEITAKDTANRINLQQQQITVLAVTDGCIVTCNTESHVCFYNGKFILLAWYTELNLDAIVSISFSKEWKRRQQEYRLDYKPLITRNFTVTTVSHRVVHVNAESLITRIVLDEDYEPIHAVTCHPSQSAVVIGNQGGILEMWDYSSKVRSGRKVFKTEKQIQCVTFDPKGLYLAVGFASGAVHILNARTLESEQEEALHYTKDSIQLITFSSDSKYLATADAGKAVSVFHLITKEGSSPQWMHLGRIHSHYKPIKDLLFGVHLDSTQPRLLSLGMDRQLVEYDLENSSVDRLIILSSERIEQSGVPMCMTWHPPLTAEQFLLIVTDQYKMRLFNSTTKMCRKTLQGPTYGSPIKKIVILPKSERADTNSYYLAFITEEKLGLQILPLDGNPYKSNALICHSAGVSAFACSYDGRFIFTAGGADCTVLSWEINLNVLEAAAALGGKDIVPFYSLLEGGRDGRFYREMEDFFYYCQVHHQGMDSMEKRQVSCKIPLSEVSALMRALGYYPTEQEIEDMQNEVKFSKYAETGKYVNDIDLEEFIKLYVNHRPAFSISSSDLVRAFWALGNVDSTGQPVLQRQELLELLQVRGEHMTEEEVVECFTALLGLNDVEEEDEEEGGGPSEPKSGHSEYALDSVIPSEISVETFTGQILGFTSSAEQSRAAGLPLQSDEPKMSA, encoded by the exons ATGGAGCCACCCACAAGCTACAAAGCTGAAAAGCACCCATTAGTGGGACAAGAACAGGACAGCGGAGAAGCAGGTAAGGATGAAGAGAAGGAAAACTCTGACATACCGAGGAGGACTGGGCAGTCTCAAGTCTACACTGCAACTAGAGACACACTTTTCTCAAAGAAGACAACTGATGCTGAAGCACATGTACTG TCACTAGATTTCATCTGTGGCATGAACCCTGCTCTTCCCGTTTTCACTCTGCAAGACCAGGATGAGCTGGTTTTGCTCTATGCTGCGGCTCATGTTGGGATTATTTACAATCACACCTCAAAATCCCAGCACATGCTTAAG GGGCACTCCCACTCCATTTCAtctatgtgtgtgagtgaagaCAGACGCTGGATTGCAACAGCAGACCGGGGACCAAATGGCATGGTGATCATATGGGACTCCTACTCTGG TATTCCTGTGAACACGTTGTTTGATTGTCACCCTGACGCCGGTGTCATAGCAATAGCGTTTTCAAGCGACACAAAACATCTGGCAACACTTGGGACCGAAGAATTTCAA CGTGTGTGCATTTGGGACTGGACCAATCAATCAGAACAGCCTCTGTGGTTTACCGAGCTCAATCCTAAATATGGTTTTCAG GATTACATCATGTTTAGGCCGATGAATAGCTCTCAGCTGCTCAGCAGCAGTGAAAGTCATGTATTATTCTACAGCAGC GAAAGTGGAAGTCTGCAGTATACTGACCTGAAGTTCAAGAAG TTCAATAAGGGAACCAGCGGTGCTGCTGAATTTACTTCAGTCCGCTCTGAAAATTTTGGTGTGGCTAATATGTCTGTCAGTCGGTCTGTGTTTCACTGGGAAGAGCCTAAGATCTTAATAGCCTCTGGAGGGGGTGTTGTTGAGTGGCTTGTGAAAGAAATCACAGCCAAAGACACGGCCAATCGAATCAACCTCCAGCAACAGCAAATCACTGTTCTGGCCGTCACCGACGG CTGCATCGTAACTTGCAATACTGAAAGCCACGTCTGCTTTTACAATGGCAAATTCATCCTGCTCGCTTGGTACACTGAATTAAATCTGGATGCCATTGTTTCTATTTCATTTTCCAAAGAGTGGAAGAGGAGACAGCAGGAGTACAGACTGGATTACAAACCCTTAATTACCAG GAACTTCACTGTGACCACTGTCAGTCACAGAGTTGTGCATGTGAATGCAGAGAGCCTTATCACTCGAATTGTGCTGGACGAGGATTATGAGCCTATACATGCAGTGACATGCCACCCCAGTCAGTCAGCTGTGGTCATTGGCAACCAAGGAGGCATTTTAGAAATGTGGGACTATAGCAGCAAAGTACGCAGTGGTAGAAAGGTCTTTAAGACAGAGAAGCAGATTCAGTGTGTCACATTTGACCCTAAAG GATTATATCTGGCTGTTGGTTTTGCCAGTGGAGCTGTTCACATACTGAATGCCAGAACCTTAGAGAGTGAACAAGAGGAAGCTTTACATTACACCAAAGACAGCATCCAACTCATCACCTTCTCCTCAGACTCAAAGTATCTCGCCACTGCG GATGCCGGAAAAGCAGTGTCAGTGTTTCACTTGATCACCAAAGAAGGCTCTTCACCTCAATGGATGCATTTAGGTAGGATCCACTCTCACTACAAGCCCATCAAAGATCTTCTTTTCGGGGTTCACCTGGACAGCACCCAACCCAGACTACTCTCTCTGGGAATGGACCGCCAACTG GTGGAGTACGACCTGGAGAACAGCAGCGTGGACCGGCTCATCATCTTAAGCTCGGAGCGCATTGAGCAAAGCGGTGTGCCAATGTGCATGACTTGGCATCCTCCCCTTACAGCAGAGCAGTTTCTCCTCATCGTCACAGATCAATATAAGATGAGGCTTTTCAACAGCACAACAAAGATGTGCAG aaagaccCTTCAAGGCCCAACATATGGCTCCCCAATTAAAAAGATAGTGATTCTTCCCAAGTCTGAAAGAGCTGATACAAACTCATACTACCTGGCGTTCATCACAGAGGAAAAG TTGGGTCTCCAGATTCTGCCACTGGATGGGAACCCCTACAAGTCGAATGCATTGATCTGCCATTCAGCAGGAGTGTCTGCATTTGCCTGCTCCTATGATGGCAGATTCATTTTCACTGCAGGAGGAGCAGACTGCACAGTCCTCTCATGGGAAATAAACTTgaa TGTGCTTGAGGCAGCAGCTGCTTTGGGGGGAAAGGACATAGTACCTTTTTACAGTCTCTTAGAGGGAGGACGAGATGGCAGGTTCTACAGA GAGATGGAGGACTTTTTTTATTACTGCCAAGTCCATCATCAAGGCATGGACTCGATGGAGAAACGACAAGTGTCTTGCAAAATCCCCTTGTCAGAGGTTTCCGCTCTCATGAGAGCTTTGGGGTACTATCCTACTGAACAAGAG ATAGAAGACATGCAAAATGAAGTTAAGTTCAGTAAGTATGCCGAAACAGGAAAATATGTAAATGACATTGACCTGGAGGAATTTATCAAGCTTTATGTCAACCACCGGCCGGCCTTCAGCATCTCTAGCAGTGATCTGGTTAGAGCTTTTTGGGCCCTTGGGAATGTTGACAGCACAGGACAGCCCGTCCTACAGAGACAAGAGCTGCTAGAACTTCTACAGGTTCGAG GAGAACACATGACAGAGGAAGAGGTGGTGGAGTGTTTCACTGCTCTTTTAGGCCTCAAtgatgtggaggaggaggacgaggaagAAGGAGGGGGACCATCTGAACCTAAAA GTGGACATTCAGAGTATGCACTGGACTCTGTGATCCCAAGTGAGATATCGGTGGAGACATTCACAGGTCAGATCCTGGGCTTCACGTCCTCAGCagaacagagcagagcagcaggtcTTCCCCTCCAGAGTGATGAACCAAAAATGTCTGCCTGA